One Deefgea tanakiae genomic region harbors:
- the waaC gene encoding lipopolysaccharide heptosyltransferase I, whose protein sequence is MKSILIAKLTSLGDIIFALPMVSDLQRQFPGVQVDWLVDAQFAELPAMHAGIRRVISVPLRGFKNRSHTANVQGILASIKHLRLERYDVVLDCHGMIKSALLSKVAHANSIIGPPDARLGESISRYAYNQQVSPDPSLPGSAWYRAYAGLAMNYVVKDAPDFGLIPPDGTPNWLPAERPFVMCFHAVSKAEKQWPISHWMSVLQALEQQGIAAILPWGSESEREVAHQLASASTLAIVPPRMKLSEIGSLIRRADWSIGVDTGMTHLAESLNCPSIALYIQTDSASYHPDWSMHAYSLGGNGVVPSPEQVLSILGLALPNTH, encoded by the coding sequence ATGAAAAGTATTTTGATTGCAAAATTGACCTCACTTGGGGATATTATTTTTGCATTACCGATGGTCAGTGATTTGCAACGGCAGTTTCCTGGGGTGCAAGTTGATTGGTTGGTTGATGCGCAATTTGCGGAACTCCCTGCAATGCATGCCGGTATTCGTCGGGTTATTTCGGTTCCGCTTCGTGGCTTCAAAAACAGGTCACATACAGCCAATGTGCAGGGGATATTGGCGTCGATTAAGCACTTGAGACTTGAGCGATATGATGTGGTGCTTGATTGTCATGGCATGATTAAATCGGCGCTATTGAGTAAAGTGGCGCATGCAAATTCGATAATTGGACCGCCCGATGCGCGTTTGGGGGAGTCCATCTCTCGCTATGCTTACAATCAACAAGTTTCACCAGATCCATCGTTGCCAGGTAGTGCGTGGTATCGTGCTTATGCTGGTTTGGCGATGAACTATGTGGTCAAAGACGCGCCGGATTTTGGCTTAATCCCGCCAGACGGCACGCCAAATTGGCTGCCCGCTGAACGACCCTTTGTCATGTGTTTTCATGCTGTGTCTAAGGCGGAAAAACAATGGCCAATTTCACATTGGATGAGTGTTTTGCAAGCCTTAGAGCAGCAAGGGATTGCCGCGATTTTGCCATGGGGTAGTGAGTCGGAGCGTGAAGTCGCACACCAACTAGCGAGTGCATCTACGCTAGCGATTGTGCCACCACGAATGAAATTGTCCGAAATTGGCAGCTTAATCCGTCGCGCAGATTGGTCGATTGGTGTGGATACAGGAATGACCCATTTGGCGGAGAGTTTAAACTGCCCTTCGATTGCCCTGTACATTCAGACCGATTCAGCTAGCTATCATCCTGATTGGAGTATGCATGCCTACTCGCTGGGTGGTAATGGCGTGGTTCCATCACCCGAGCAGGTTTTGTCTATCTTGGGTTTAGCGCTGCCCAATACGCATTAA
- a CDS encoding M48 family metallopeptidase, whose protein sequence is MLLQLFFKFASGDIPYTLQRSARRRSIGLKIDAAGLTVILPQRAPLAEAERVIQLKLAWIRAKLAERETRLAEPVAQAKLTWGATALWLGEPRLLQSALRAKLTDDTLYLCAANEHKIAPALIRFYQRAAKPYFAERLSVWAERMGLQPRQLILSSAKTRWGSCTSNGDIRLSWRLMQAPASVIDYVVIHELAHLAEMNHSARFWAIVAAACPHWKSERHWLKQNGSALLAWEDATQ, encoded by the coding sequence ATGCTGTTGCAGTTGTTTTTCAAATTCGCCTCTGGCGATATACCCTATACACTACAGCGTAGTGCTCGCCGCCGTAGTATTGGTTTGAAAATCGATGCCGCGGGGCTGACGGTCATCCTTCCGCAACGCGCGCCGCTAGCGGAAGCCGAGCGCGTCATTCAACTCAAACTCGCGTGGATACGCGCTAAACTCGCCGAGCGAGAAACCCGCCTCGCTGAACCCGTGGCGCAAGCCAAATTGACATGGGGCGCAACGGCGCTGTGGTTGGGCGAACCGCGATTGTTGCAAAGCGCATTACGCGCCAAACTGACCGATGATACGCTTTATCTGTGTGCAGCCAACGAGCATAAAATCGCCCCCGCATTAATTCGTTTTTATCAGCGCGCAGCTAAACCTTATTTTGCCGAACGGCTTAGCGTTTGGGCTGAGCGTATGGGTTTACAGCCACGCCAATTGATCTTGTCCTCCGCCAAAACGCGGTGGGGGAGTTGCACGTCAAACGGCGACATTCGCCTCAGTTGGCGGCTGATGCAAGCGCCTGCGAGTGTCATCGATTATGTGGTGATTCATGAACTGGCGCATTTAGCCGAAATGAATCATTCTGCGCGTTTCTGGGCGATCGTCGCCGCTGCGTGCCCGCATTGGAAGTCTGAACGTCATTGGCTCAAGCAAAATGGTTCTGCTTTATTGGCTTGGGAAGATGCTACTCAGTAA
- the gmhB gene encoding D-glycero-beta-D-manno-heptose 1,7-bisphosphate 7-phosphatase, producing the protein MKILILDRDGVINEDRPDFIKSPEEWLPIPGSLNAIGELTRAGWTMVVATNQSCIGRGIIDVHMLNRIHAKMHKAVHHAGGHIDAVFFCPHAPDAACDCRKPAPGLVLDIAKRFRVEPKDCFMIGDSLRDLEAIIAAGGQALLVRTGNGAKIELAGNVPAGTRVFDHLAAAANWLMYSND; encoded by the coding sequence ATGAAAATATTAATATTAGATCGTGATGGCGTCATTAATGAAGACCGCCCTGACTTCATTAAGTCGCCCGAAGAATGGTTGCCGATTCCTGGTAGTTTGAATGCCATTGGCGAGCTCACTCGGGCGGGTTGGACGATGGTGGTGGCAACGAATCAAAGCTGTATTGGGCGTGGCATTATTGATGTACACATGCTCAATCGTATTCACGCCAAAATGCACAAGGCGGTGCATCATGCGGGTGGGCATATTGATGCCGTTTTTTTCTGCCCACACGCACCCGACGCAGCTTGTGATTGCCGCAAACCTGCGCCGGGTTTGGTGCTCGATATCGCGAAGCGTTTTCGAGTCGAGCCCAAAGATTGCTTTATGATCGGTGATTCGTTGCGTGATTTGGAAGCGATTATTGCAGCAGGCGGGCAAGCGCTGTTGGTTCGTACTGGAAACGGTGCGAAAATCGAGTTAGCGGGTAACGTGCCAGCGGGAACCCGCGTATTTGATCATTTGGCGGCCGCGGCCAATTGGTTGATGTATTCCAACGATTAA
- a CDS encoding lysophospholipid acyltransferase family protein produces MVWLRSILYWLLVVIITPLFTLIAILILPLPPVTRNRIIRLWSVILLKWLHITCGLKFKVEGADHIPAGPLMIMCKHQSAWETMALQLIFPPQVWVMKRELLKMPFFGWALATTSPIAIDRGQRAQAQRQLMEQGKDRLAKGLWIVIFPEGTRIKPGERGQYKQGGARLALDLNVPIVPVAMNSGEFWPKNSFLKYPGEITVRVGAPIAVEGKKSLELIQEVEGWIEGQMTEITGRGPCFTVPK; encoded by the coding sequence ATGGTGTGGTTGCGGTCTATTTTGTATTGGTTGCTGGTTGTCATCATCACGCCCTTATTCACCTTGATTGCCATTTTGATTTTGCCTTTACCGCCGGTGACTCGAAATCGAATCATTCGACTGTGGTCGGTCATTTTATTGAAGTGGCTCCACATCACATGCGGCCTCAAATTTAAAGTCGAAGGCGCAGACCATATTCCCGCCGGCCCTTTGATGATTATGTGTAAACATCAATCGGCTTGGGAGACGATGGCGCTGCAGCTGATTTTCCCGCCACAAGTGTGGGTGATGAAGCGCGAGCTACTTAAAATGCCATTTTTTGGTTGGGCGCTGGCCACAACGTCACCGATTGCGATTGATCGCGGGCAACGCGCACAAGCGCAGCGACAATTAATGGAGCAAGGCAAAGATCGATTGGCCAAAGGCCTGTGGATCGTTATTTTTCCTGAAGGTACGCGGATTAAACCGGGCGAGCGCGGCCAATATAAGCAAGGCGGCGCACGCTTGGCTTTAGATTTAAATGTACCGATTGTGCCGGTGGCGATGAATTCGGGTGAGTTCTGGCCGAAAAATTCATTTTTGAAATATCCGGGTGAAATCACGGTGCGCGTCGGAGCTCCGATTGCAGTCGAAGGTAAAAAGTCGCTTGAGTTAATTCAAGAGGTGGAAGGCTGGATCGAAGGTCAAATGACAGAAATCACGGGTCGTGGGCCATGCTTTACAGTGCCTAAATAA
- a CDS encoding ABC transporter ATP-binding protein has translation MALLEIRDVVKRFGDFTAVNHVSLSVEAGEFFTLLGPSGCGKTTLLRMLAGFEQPDSGEIVLDGINVAAVPPEKRPVHTVFQNYALFPHMTVAQNIAFPLKMAKVAPDELKHRVAEVLEDVQLTAFAQRYPHEMSGGQRQRVAIARALVNRPKLLLLDEPLSALDAKLREEMQIELIQLQKEVGITFVYVTHDQGEALALSHRIAVMNKGEVSQLDVPEVIYSHPKNRFVADFIGQCNLLDATIVSIGSDRMQLEIPGVGMAETLLVAGAQVGQKGTLTLRPEKIKLAAQLPQDAVDEVHFKGKVHDCLYLGDVTIYVVELENGILVETMLPNSAPGRAKFFDDNDLVELAWRFDAGHFILG, from the coding sequence ATGGCGTTGTTGGAAATCCGTGACGTCGTAAAACGCTTTGGTGATTTTACGGCCGTCAATCATGTGAGTTTATCGGTTGAGGCCGGCGAATTTTTCACCTTATTAGGGCCTTCTGGCTGCGGTAAAACGACTTTGCTACGCATGTTGGCTGGCTTTGAACAACCCGACTCAGGTGAAATCGTCTTAGATGGCATTAATGTTGCTGCGGTTCCGCCTGAAAAACGCCCTGTACACACGGTGTTTCAAAACTATGCCTTATTTCCGCATATGACGGTCGCTCAAAATATTGCCTTCCCTTTAAAAATGGCAAAAGTCGCACCGGATGAACTAAAACACCGCGTTGCAGAAGTGCTAGAGGATGTGCAGCTGACAGCATTTGCGCAGCGTTACCCTCACGAAATGTCGGGCGGGCAAAGGCAGCGTGTCGCGATTGCGCGGGCGTTGGTTAATCGTCCTAAGTTGTTATTGCTCGATGAGCCGCTTTCCGCTTTGGATGCCAAACTGCGTGAGGAAATGCAGATTGAGTTAATTCAACTGCAAAAAGAAGTGGGCATTACTTTTGTGTATGTGACGCATGATCAAGGTGAAGCGTTGGCTTTGTCGCATCGAATTGCGGTTATGAACAAAGGTGAAGTGTCACAACTGGATGTGCCAGAAGTGATCTACAGCCATCCGAAAAACCGCTTTGTAGCTGATTTTATTGGTCAATGTAATTTGTTGGATGCCACGATTGTTTCAATCGGCTCTGATCGTATGCAGTTGGAAATTCCTGGCGTTGGCATGGCTGAGACTTTACTGGTTGCAGGCGCGCAAGTCGGTCAAAAGGGCACGCTGACTTTACGCCCAGAAAAAATCAAACTCGCAGCGCAGTTGCCGCAAGATGCCGTCGATGAAGTGCACTTTAAAGGCAAGGTGCACGACTGCCTGTACTTGGGCGATGTCACCATATATGTGGTTGAGCTTGAAAATGGTATTTTGGTTGAGACGATGCTCCCGAACTCTGCTCCGGGTCGTGCGAAGTTTTTTGATGACAATGATTTAGTGGAATTGGCTTGGCGTTTTGACGCTGGCCACTTTATTTTGGGTTGA
- a CDS encoding putative bifunctional diguanylate cyclase/phosphodiesterase, giving the protein MPSFQSSLDLAAIEFQQSQYLQSAIAATQAQRQCGVLHIELRHRPHAKQGESAIQHMAQALQPMLREHDQLFQIDNQTVVLLLPNIAGVSHAMLAANRAQTLLEDNPESIVRLHPHIGIAIYPDHGDNLPDLLHAACIAAREFGQENIGVYEAERDWLGTQIARLESPLRDALEQNRFHLAFQPKISCIDQSVTGAEILLRWDDEFLGSIPPDQIVNVAEHLGLMDTLTRWVIQSGLRQFALFRADGFTGSMSLNLCPSNLSDPSLAAYIANALEVWSIPANTLTLEITESALIDDIEMALKQLYQLKTMGCMLALDDFGTGYSSLSYLKRLPIDELKIDRSFIKTIEASSKDAAIVQSIIELAHRLDLTVTAEGVEDIVGVEFLQQHHCDTIQGFFYSRPLTFDAFKVFYAKSESTQ; this is encoded by the coding sequence ATGCCAAGCTTCCAATCTTCGCTTGATCTCGCTGCGATCGAATTTCAGCAGTCTCAGTATTTACAATCCGCGATTGCAGCCACTCAAGCACAACGACAATGCGGTGTTTTGCATATCGAGCTACGTCATCGCCCGCATGCCAAGCAAGGTGAATCGGCGATTCAGCATATGGCGCAAGCCTTGCAGCCCATGCTGCGCGAGCATGACCAGCTCTTTCAAATCGATAACCAAACCGTGGTACTGCTGTTGCCCAATATTGCAGGTGTCAGCCATGCGATGCTGGCCGCTAATCGCGCGCAAACCTTACTCGAGGACAATCCAGAGTCCATCGTTCGACTCCACCCTCATATTGGGATTGCCATCTATCCTGATCACGGCGACAACTTACCTGATTTACTGCATGCAGCCTGCATCGCGGCCAGAGAGTTTGGTCAAGAAAATATTGGGGTTTACGAAGCCGAACGAGATTGGCTTGGCACGCAAATCGCACGCTTAGAAAGCCCATTACGAGACGCCTTAGAACAAAATCGTTTTCACCTCGCATTTCAACCCAAAATCAGTTGTATTGATCAAAGCGTAACGGGTGCCGAAATTTTATTGCGCTGGGACGATGAATTCTTAGGCAGTATCCCACCTGATCAGATCGTGAATGTCGCTGAACATCTTGGCTTGATGGATACACTCACCCGCTGGGTCATTCAATCGGGCTTGCGGCAATTTGCACTGTTTCGAGCAGATGGATTCACCGGTAGCATGAGCTTGAATCTGTGCCCAAGCAATCTATCCGACCCAAGCTTAGCGGCGTATATCGCCAATGCGCTTGAAGTATGGAGCATACCAGCCAATACCCTTACTCTTGAGATTACTGAATCCGCACTCATCGACGATATCGAGATGGCGCTCAAACAACTCTATCAACTGAAAACGATGGGTTGCATGCTGGCACTCGATGATTTTGGCACGGGTTATTCCTCACTATCATACCTAAAACGTCTACCCATCGATGAGCTAAAAATCGACCGCAGCTTTATCAAAACCATCGAAGCCTCCAGCAAAGACGCCGCCATCGTGCAAAGCATCATTGAACTTGCTCATAGACTCGATTTAACCGTGACTGCCGAAGGCGTTGAAGACATTGTCGGCGTTGAGTTTTTACAGCAACATCACTGCGATACTATTCAAGGTTTTTTTTACAGCCGCCCACTCACTTTTGACGCCTTCAAAGTGTTTTACGCAAAATCGGAATCCACCCAATAA
- a CDS encoding HD-GYP domain-containing protein encodes MEIRIPVLKLQLGQFISELDRPWLDTPFLMQGFLLENQQQIELLIEHCEHVTLDLARSNGGIAQWTSLLSEADTIKLASKSKRKPLFEQSLSPEQKVERLNILRELRRLFSTWRQQHSSDTSSGKNEAKIVLYDDSAAVEQEIKVASQTHKTAQRFVLSLMESVRQDLQPKVEEVNEVVSDLVSSIIRNPNALLWLTQLKDRDQYTYAHSIDSAVYMLAFGRHLGYPREELHKLGMAGLMLDVGKMKLPKELLSRTGRYTPGEFMLMKTHVNHSLDIIGQMDSIHIDVFDMVARHHERYDGSGYPLGLKAERIGMFGSMAGIVDCFTALTSDRSYSNAKSAHEALQLMYKWSERYFHPALIEQFSQCVGIFHVGTLVELTTGEVGIVIGQNRVRRLKPKLLIILGPDKRPYARPHTLDLITNPSLPSGLPITIRCELPRGSHNIDPREFFLE; translated from the coding sequence GTGGAAATCCGCATTCCTGTTCTCAAGTTGCAACTGGGCCAGTTCATTAGTGAACTTGATCGGCCATGGCTTGATACGCCCTTCCTTATGCAAGGATTTTTGCTGGAAAATCAACAACAAATTGAATTACTCATTGAGCACTGCGAACACGTTACGCTCGATTTGGCACGATCTAATGGCGGTATTGCACAGTGGACTTCTTTGCTCAGCGAAGCTGATACAATCAAACTCGCCAGCAAATCAAAACGCAAACCTTTGTTCGAACAATCGCTCAGTCCAGAGCAAAAAGTAGAACGTTTAAACATTTTGCGTGAATTGCGTCGCTTATTTTCAACATGGCGACAACAACATAGCTCCGATACATCAAGCGGCAAAAATGAAGCGAAAATCGTTCTCTACGATGATTCGGCAGCCGTTGAACAAGAAATAAAAGTCGCCAGCCAAACCCACAAAACCGCGCAGCGTTTTGTGCTGAGCTTGATGGAGTCAGTGCGCCAAGACTTACAGCCCAAAGTAGAAGAAGTCAACGAAGTGGTGTCTGACTTGGTCAGCTCGATTATTCGCAATCCGAATGCGCTGTTGTGGCTAACTCAACTGAAAGACCGAGATCAATATACCTACGCACATTCGATCGATTCTGCCGTATATATGCTGGCGTTTGGTAGGCACTTGGGATATCCGCGTGAAGAGCTGCACAAACTCGGTATGGCCGGCTTGATGCTCGACGTGGGTAAAATGAAATTACCCAAAGAACTACTGAGTCGCACTGGTCGCTATACGCCGGGCGAATTTATGTTGATGAAAACGCACGTCAACCATAGCCTCGATATTATTGGGCAAATGGATAGTATCCATATTGACGTGTTTGATATGGTCGCTCGTCACCATGAGCGCTACGACGGCAGTGGCTATCCGCTAGGCCTCAAAGCCGAGCGTATCGGCATGTTTGGCAGTATGGCGGGGATTGTGGACTGTTTTACCGCACTAACCAGTGATCGCAGCTACTCTAATGCCAAGTCCGCACATGAAGCGTTGCAGTTGATGTACAAATGGAGCGAACGTTATTTTCACCCCGCATTGATTGAACAGTTTTCGCAATGCGTTGGCATTTTCCATGTCGGCACTTTGGTTGAACTAACCACCGGTGAAGTGGGAATTGTTATTGGACAAAATCGGGTCCGCCGCCTCAAACCTAAATTATTGATTATTTTAGGCCCAGATAAACGCCCCTATGCCCGCCCGCATACGCTTGATTTAATTACCAATCCAAGTTTACCGAGCGGTTTACCGATCACAATCCGCTGCGAACTACCGCGCGGCTCGCACAATATTGATCCACGAGAATTCTTTTTGGAGTGA
- a CDS encoding deoxyguanosinetriphosphate triphosphohydrolase, with translation MMNWQNLLSANRLGVLADSPLNSEAGRSNYHKDHDRIVFCSPFRRMGRKTQVHPMTENDHVHTRLTHSIEVACVGRSLGVLIGERLQGRLPHHISPYDLGGIVQAACLAHDIGNPPFGHAGEYAIRDWFRRPEQAYLMQTLTAAERRDLMTYEGNAQGFRIITQLENHRFDGGLRLTYATLGTTLKYPWSSEFAGSKGKFSCYESELDILENVALELGLPLIEPNKWARHPLSYLMEASDDICYAILDLEDGIEIGTLPFETVEPLLMKICGGETSLLQLEVAAAPSTRRKISLLRGKAIDRCIRDVANTFMTHYERIMAGTYQGDLLNDCPASMRTGLQEAKQLARDRIFNERRKIEIEVGSFTCLEILMSAFCTAAYEQHVSAEMPFRMRRVLDLMDYNAPKKEWPLYETYRRVLDFIGGMTDNYATYLAQQVGGMGR, from the coding sequence ATGATGAATTGGCAAAACCTATTATCGGCTAACCGCCTCGGTGTGCTGGCCGACAGCCCGCTCAATAGTGAAGCAGGACGCAGTAATTACCACAAAGACCATGACCGGATTGTATTTTGCTCACCGTTTCGCCGGATGGGGCGCAAAACCCAAGTTCATCCGATGACTGAAAACGATCATGTGCATACTCGCCTCACGCACAGCATCGAAGTCGCCTGCGTTGGTCGCAGTTTGGGGGTTTTGATCGGCGAGCGTCTGCAAGGCCGACTACCGCACCACATCAGCCCTTACGATTTAGGCGGCATTGTGCAAGCGGCTTGCCTCGCGCACGATATTGGTAACCCACCGTTTGGTCATGCCGGCGAATACGCGATCCGCGACTGGTTTCGTCGCCCCGAGCAAGCGTATTTGATGCAAACACTCACCGCCGCCGAGCGACGCGACTTGATGACGTACGAAGGCAATGCACAAGGCTTTCGTATCATTACGCAACTGGAAAATCACCGCTTTGATGGCGGGCTTCGCCTCACCTACGCCACGCTCGGCACCACGTTGAAATACCCGTGGAGCAGTGAGTTTGCGGGTAGTAAAGGTAAATTTAGCTGCTACGAATCAGAACTCGACATCCTTGAAAACGTCGCGCTAGAGCTCGGTTTACCCTTGATTGAGCCAAATAAATGGGCGCGGCATCCTTTGTCGTATTTAATGGAAGCGTCGGATGATATTTGCTACGCCATCTTGGATTTAGAAGATGGCATCGAAATTGGCACCCTGCCCTTTGAAACCGTCGAACCACTTTTAATGAAGATTTGTGGCGGCGAAACGAGTCTTTTACAGCTTGAAGTGGCCGCAGCACCCAGCACCCGCCGTAAAATCTCGCTGTTACGCGGCAAGGCAATTGACCGCTGTATCCGCGACGTGGCAAACACCTTTATGACGCATTACGAGCGGATTATGGCCGGTACTTACCAAGGTGACTTACTCAATGACTGTCCCGCCAGTATGCGCACCGGATTGCAAGAAGCCAAACAACTCGCGCGTGACCGGATTTTTAATGAACGACGTAAAATTGAAATCGAAGTGGGTTCGTTCACCTGTTTAGAAATTCTGATGAGTGCCTTTTGCACCGCAGCCTACGAACAACACGTCAGCGCAGAAATGCCCTTCCGCATGCGGCGCGTACTCGATTTAATGGATTACAACGCGCCGAAAAAAGAATGGCCGCTCTACGAAACCTACCGCCGTGTACTCGATTTCATCGGCGGCATGACCGACAACTACGCGACGTATCTGGCGCAACAGGTTGGTGGCATGGGCAGATAA
- the glyS gene encoding glycine--tRNA ligase subunit beta: MNPTLLIELFTEELPPKALPKLGAAFADHIFAELQKLGFVPADTEYTTFASPRRLAVSIPNVAAVQPEQNIEKRGPAVVAGFKDGNPTPALLGFARSCGLAPEAVTSLETVNDGKQDVFVYRMSKAGEALSAVLSGLVATTLKKLPAPKMMRWGDRDGQFIRPVHGLVMLHGDDVIDGQVLHLTAGRTTQGHRFLSAGELILKTASEYARVLHDDGRVIASFAARRALIGEKLKEAAAAVNATIAADDSLFDEVTALVEWPVILKGEFEAEFLDVPQECLILTMQQNQKYFPLLDANGKLMNQFLLVSNLQATDSSHIINGNERVLRARLSDAKFFFEQDKKAPLDSRVAKLANVVYHNKIGSQLERVSRLECIAGEIAKLLGADAAKATRAAYLAKADLSSDMVGEFPELQGIMGQYYAKHDGEDAEVAYAVEAHYKPKFSGDTLPEGAVAQAVSLADKLETLVGIYGIGLIPTGDKDPFALRRAALGVLRIALAQPLDLKVLLNITAASFPAGLIKEGTVDGLYGFMLERLKNLLAADYPAADIDAVLAMQPTRLDDVTVRLAAVAEFKALPESAALAAANKRIRNILKKAGDQWFNHSPHQGWDNLPQFGSGIFTPHSCKEEEDLYNEMKSVVQKMEIPDKNGEFGQMLCLLSTLKSPVDLFFENVMVMVEDEAQRNGRLALLATLNYLMNKVVDISLLDT, encoded by the coding sequence ATGAATCCAACGCTATTGATTGAATTATTTACCGAAGAATTACCACCGAAAGCTTTGCCTAAATTAGGCGCGGCGTTTGCTGATCACATTTTTGCTGAATTGCAAAAATTAGGTTTCGTGCCTGCCGATACGGAATACACCACATTTGCGAGCCCACGCCGTTTGGCGGTGAGCATTCCAAATGTAGCCGCAGTGCAGCCTGAGCAAAACATCGAAAAGCGTGGCCCCGCAGTGGTTGCCGGCTTTAAGGATGGCAATCCAACGCCCGCCTTGCTCGGTTTTGCGCGTTCTTGTGGCCTTGCTCCAGAAGCGGTTACCAGCTTGGAAACAGTTAACGATGGCAAGCAAGATGTGTTTGTCTATCGGATGAGCAAAGCAGGTGAAGCATTAAGCGCTGTGTTGAGTGGCTTGGTTGCCACAACGCTCAAAAAGCTACCTGCGCCAAAAATGATGCGCTGGGGGGATCGAGATGGTCAGTTTATCCGTCCGGTACATGGTTTAGTGATGTTGCACGGCGATGATGTCATTGATGGGCAAGTTTTGCATTTAACAGCCGGTCGCACTACACAAGGCCATCGCTTCCTCTCTGCTGGTGAGCTGATTCTAAAAACTGCATCTGAATACGCGCGAGTGTTGCACGATGACGGTCGTGTGATTGCCAGCTTTGCTGCGCGTCGCGCCTTGATTGGTGAAAAACTCAAAGAGGCCGCTGCTGCGGTCAATGCAACGATTGCTGCTGATGATTCCTTATTTGACGAAGTGACTGCCTTGGTTGAATGGCCGGTGATTTTGAAGGGTGAATTTGAGGCTGAATTCCTCGATGTGCCACAAGAATGCTTGATTTTGACGATGCAACAAAATCAAAAATACTTCCCGCTGCTCGATGCCAATGGCAAGTTAATGAATCAATTCTTGTTGGTATCAAATCTGCAAGCCACTGATTCTAGCCACATCATTAACGGCAATGAACGCGTATTGCGCGCGCGCTTGTCGGATGCGAAGTTCTTCTTTGAGCAAGATAAAAAAGCCCCACTGGATAGCCGCGTAGCTAAATTGGCGAACGTTGTTTATCACAACAAAATTGGTTCACAACTTGAGCGTGTATCGCGTTTGGAATGCATTGCCGGTGAGATCGCCAAATTGTTGGGCGCGGATGCGGCAAAAGCGACGCGAGCAGCGTATTTAGCCAAAGCTGATTTGTCGTCTGATATGGTGGGTGAATTCCCTGAGCTGCAAGGCATCATGGGTCAGTATTACGCCAAGCATGATGGCGAAGATGCTGAGGTGGCGTATGCCGTTGAAGCCCACTATAAGCCTAAGTTTTCGGGTGATACCCTACCTGAAGGTGCGGTTGCACAAGCAGTTTCTTTAGCCGATAAATTGGAAACCTTGGTTGGTATTTACGGCATTGGTTTGATTCCAACGGGCGACAAAGATCCATTCGCTCTGCGCCGCGCTGCGCTGGGTGTATTGCGAATTGCGCTTGCGCAGCCACTCGATTTGAAAGTGTTACTCAACATTACCGCCGCCAGCTTCCCTGCTGGCTTGATTAAAGAGGGTACGGTCGATGGCTTGTATGGCTTTATGCTCGAACGCCTGAAAAACTTGCTGGCCGCTGATTATCCAGCCGCCGATATCGATGCCGTATTGGCGATGCAGCCAACGCGTTTGGACGATGTGACGGTGCGTTTGGCGGCTGTTGCTGAATTTAAAGCACTACCAGAAAGTGCTGCGCTTGCTGCGGCGAACAAGCGTATCCGCAATATTCTGAAGAAAGCGGGCGATCAATGGTTTAATCACTCACCACATCAAGGTTGGGATAATTTGCCACAATTTGGCTCTGGAATATTTACACCGCATTCTTGTAAGGAAGAAGAGGATCTTTATAACGAAATGAAGAGTGTCGTGCAGAAAATGGAAATCCCAGATAAAAATGGTGAATTTGGTCAAATGCTATGCTTGCTCTCAACTCTAAAATCACCTGTAGATTTGTTCTTTGAAAATGTAATGGTAATGGTGGAGGATGAAGCACAAAGAAATGGTCGCTTGGCTTTATTGGCGACTTTAAATTATTTAATGAATAAAGTGGTTGATATTTCTCTGCTGGATACTTAG